In one Ktedonobacteraceae bacterium genomic region, the following are encoded:
- a CDS encoding proton-conducting transporter membrane subunit yields the protein MTLTFLLLIPLLVSGICLIAPGRRWMEIVTVTGTVLILVLAGFAARQVMLTGHVGELASWLYADALSIVTLLVIAFVSFTAALYSVGYLREDMREQDVTRGEGLHHVKRYYVLFNLFVFSMLVVPVSDSLGVLWIAIEGTTLASLFLVSFNRTREALEAAWKYVIVGSVGIALALFGTILAYYSAVQVLGASYDLNWSVLAPVAATLNPNIMRLAVAARPHHSIRQCEPVCRLHLSHCPDRSDPASYIGRREVSSCFSNCLWC from the coding sequence ATGACACTTACGTTTTTATTGCTTATACCGCTGCTGGTCAGTGGGATATGCTTGATTGCCCCGGGTCGGCGCTGGATGGAAATAGTGACTGTCACGGGTACGGTGCTCATACTCGTCCTCGCCGGTTTTGCCGCGCGGCAGGTAATGCTTACCGGACACGTTGGTGAGCTTGCGAGCTGGCTCTATGCCGATGCCCTCAGCATCGTGACGCTGCTGGTCATCGCCTTCGTGAGCTTTACCGCCGCCCTCTATTCGGTTGGCTATCTACGTGAAGATATGCGCGAGCAGGATGTGACACGTGGCGAGGGATTGCATCACGTGAAGCGCTACTACGTGCTGTTCAATCTGTTCGTCTTTAGTATGCTCGTGGTGCCGGTCAGCGATAGCCTTGGTGTGCTGTGGATCGCTATTGAGGGGACGACGCTGGCCTCGCTCTTCCTGGTGAGCTTCAATAGAACGAGAGAGGCGTTGGAGGCAGCCTGGAAATATGTGATTGTCGGCTCTGTGGGTATTGCTCTCGCGCTTTTCGGCACTATCCTCGCCTACTATTCGGCAGTGCAGGTACTGGGAGCCAGCTATGACCTGAACTGGTCAGTACTGGCCCCGGTAGCGGCAACGTTGAATCCGAATATCATGCGCCTGGCTGTCGCGGCGCGCCCGCATCATTCAATCAGGCAATGTGAACCAGTATGTCGCCTACATCTTTCTCATTGTCCTGATCGTTCTGATCCTGCGAGCTATATAGGAAGGAGGGAGGTGTCATCATGTTTCAGCAATTGCTTGTGGTGCTAG
- a CDS encoding CBS domain-containing protein, producing MPLLTSRAVLALNWIFFLPKKRRLGEHEGQVILDYSKEQHCDLLVLGHQGHSGVWGAFLGGTADKLISQGPVTVRQVMRPRLFAVTPAAPVLEAVRIMLVHQIKRLVVVDDGGKPLKFVDRQQLLRSLIEGAPF from the coding sequence ATGCCGCTATTGACCTCGCGGGCCGTCTTGGCGCTCAACTGGATATTCTTCCTGCCGAAGAAACGGCGCCTCGGTGAACACGAGGGGCAGGTAATTCTCGACTACAGCAAAGAACAGCATTGCGATCTGCTGGTGCTGGGCCACCAGGGACATTCTGGCGTGTGGGGAGCATTTCTGGGCGGTACAGCAGATAAACTGATCAGCCAGGGTCCAGTGACAGTGCGACAAGTTATGCGGCCACGGCTCTTTGCGGTGACTCCCGCGGCTCCGGTGCTGGAGGCAGTTCGCATCATGTTGGTGCATCAGATCAAACGTCTCGTCGTAGTGGATGATGGTGGTAAGCCTTTAAAATTTGTAGACCGTCAACAACTCCTGCGCTCCTTGATCGAAGGGGCGCCGTTTTGA
- a CDS encoding DUF2180 family protein, which translates to MYCYACFLETGCDSSPALAICQRCGAGICRAHLVELTVPPVIGPGGEARSMLICRRCVNLSMTRLYGSNKRSDEQCNSSRRGWWRWFRQHPPSPLPTPEEAVESVEQFLHHQQSQ; encoded by the coding sequence ATGTATTGCTACGCGTGTTTCTTAGAAACGGGCTGTGATTCCAGTCCTGCCCTGGCTATCTGCCAGCGCTGCGGCGCCGGCATTTGCAGAGCGCATCTCGTAGAATTAACTGTGCCCCCGGTAATTGGCCCGGGAGGAGAAGCAAGGTCTATGCTCATCTGTCGCCGCTGTGTAAATCTCTCGATGACCCGGCTCTACGGGTCAAATAAGAGGTCAGATGAACAATGCAATTCATCACGACGGGGATGGTGGAGGTGGTTCCGGCAGCACCCGCCATCGCCACTGCCGACGCCAGAAGAAGCGGTGGAATCGGTTGAACAGTTTCTTCACCACCAGCAAAGCCAGTAG
- a CDS encoding WD40 repeat domain-containing protein: MVEPGTTLVVYHGHSERVAALAWSPDGRHIASGSWDKTVQVWEAATGKPVFTYYGHSERVNAVAWSPAGISIVSGSRDTTAQVWDAASGRNLITYRGHPSPVLALAWSPDGTRIASGSWDGVVQVWDAHTGKPILTYYGHSEKVTTVAWSPDGRYIASGSEDRTVQVWEVEHGKRLFMYGGHRAQVNALSWAADSTHLASGSQDKTAQVWHATSGRPVCTYRGHLWSVNAVAWSPDGARIASGSDDMTVHIWDASNATNLFIYHGHARSLYAFVVAVAWSPDGARIASGNEDWKVHVWTAP, translated from the coding sequence ATGGTAGAGCCTGGAACTACTCTGGTTGTCTATCACGGTCATTCTGAAAGAGTAGCTGCCCTGGCGTGGTCTCCCGATGGCAGGCACATCGCCTCGGGCTCCTGGGATAAGACGGTGCAGGTCTGGGAGGCCGCTACTGGAAAGCCTGTCTTCACCTATTACGGCCATTCCGAACGTGTCAATGCTGTAGCCTGGTCTCCTGCTGGAATATCTATTGTCTCAGGCTCCAGGGATACTACAGCGCAGGTCTGGGATGCAGCATCCGGCAGGAATCTCATCACTTATCGTGGGCATCCCAGCCCTGTCCTGGCCCTGGCATGGTCCCCCGATGGAACGCGCATCGCTTCCGGTTCCTGGGATGGTGTTGTGCAGGTCTGGGATGCCCATACTGGAAAGCCCATCCTCACGTATTATGGGCATTCCGAAAAGGTAACGACCGTAGCCTGGTCTCCTGATGGCAGGTACATCGCCTCTGGTAGCGAGGATCGCACCGTACAGGTGTGGGAGGTAGAACATGGAAAGCGCCTTTTCATGTATGGTGGGCACCGGGCCCAGGTAAACGCGCTATCCTGGGCCGCTGATAGCACGCATCTTGCCTCGGGCAGCCAAGACAAGACAGCGCAGGTCTGGCATGCCACTAGCGGACGCCCTGTTTGTACCTACCGTGGGCACCTCTGGAGTGTCAATGCCGTAGCCTGGTCGCCTGATGGTGCGCGCATTGCCTCTGGTAGTGACGATATGACGGTGCATATCTGGGACGCTTCAAATGCAACCAATCTCTTCATCTACCATGGTCATGCTCGTAGCCTGTATGCTTTTGTAGTAGCCGTGGCCTGGTCGCCTGATGGTGCGCGCATAGCCTCGGGCAACGAGGATTGGAAGGTACACGTCTGGACAGCGCCCTGA
- a CDS encoding universal stress protein has product MFRKILLAYDGSPGAKRALDVALELTQASGAELWALAVEERLPHYAATIDEVEEAREFANRFYQEALSVAYLRALKLGIQLRSEIRAGHAARTIVDFTREGGFDLVVLGSSGHSRAWMMFLGTTAEKVSRHVPCTVLLVR; this is encoded by the coding sequence ATGTTTCGCAAGATCTTGTTGGCCTACGATGGCTCGCCCGGGGCAAAGCGAGCATTAGACGTAGCCCTTGAACTAACTCAAGCTTCTGGCGCTGAGCTATGGGCGCTGGCCGTCGAAGAGCGACTGCCGCATTATGCCGCAACTATTGACGAGGTAGAGGAGGCGAGGGAATTTGCCAATCGCTTCTATCAGGAAGCGCTCTCGGTTGCCTACCTGCGCGCGCTCAAGCTCGGCATTCAACTACGGAGTGAGATTCGAGCCGGTCACGCAGCACGCACGATCGTCGACTTCACCAGAGAAGGCGGATTCGACCTGGTGGTGCTGGGCAGTAGTGGACATTCCAGAGCCTGGATGATGTTTCTGGGGACAACCGCCGAGAAGGTGAGCCGGCATGTCCCCTGCACGGTTCTACTTGTTCGCTGA
- a CDS encoding cation:proton antiporter, which yields MENIWFIAAAWMGIALLASLISIRVGISVALIEICLGVIGGNFLHFQTTPWIDFLASFGSVLLTFLAGAEIDPDSLRKHLKPSLAMGGIGFLFPFVGAFAFALFVTHWNLHAAEIAGIALSTTSVAVVYAVMVETGLNNTELGKLILAACFVNDLGTVIALGVLFASFTIWLAVFVAVLLVVLWKLQPITRWVITKFGGRVSELEVKFLFVVLFFLGGMATLANSEAVLPAYLIGLVIAGVFSHDKVLINRMRTIAFALLTPFFFIKAGTLISLPALLTGLLLVIALLGVKMLAKCVGIWPLTRAFQMSKREGNYTTLLMSTGLTFGSISALYGLTHGIINQAQYTILVSVVIGSAIVPTFIAQTWFLPKQAKLTSSQDATDMLEEAEEVTSELG from the coding sequence GTGGAGAACATCTGGTTTATTGCTGCTGCCTGGATGGGCATAGCCTTGCTCGCAAGTCTCATTTCTATTCGTGTGGGTATCTCGGTCGCCTTGATCGAGATATGTCTGGGGGTGATTGGTGGAAACTTTCTTCACTTTCAAACCACGCCCTGGATCGATTTTCTTGCCAGTTTCGGGTCCGTCCTTTTGACGTTTCTTGCCGGCGCTGAAATCGATCCTGATTCGCTGCGAAAGCATCTCAAGCCTAGCCTGGCTATGGGTGGGATTGGGTTTCTCTTTCCATTTGTGGGCGCATTTGCGTTTGCTCTGTTTGTGACACATTGGAACCTGCATGCCGCTGAAATTGCTGGTATCGCCTTGTCTACGACTTCCGTAGCGGTTGTATATGCTGTGATGGTAGAGACGGGGCTGAACAATACAGAACTCGGAAAATTGATCCTTGCCGCCTGCTTCGTCAACGATCTTGGAACGGTCATTGCGTTGGGGGTGCTATTCGCCAGTTTCACTATCTGGCTGGCCGTGTTTGTTGCAGTCCTTCTTGTCGTCCTCTGGAAATTGCAACCGATCACGCGCTGGGTTATCACGAAGTTTGGAGGACGAGTCAGTGAACTGGAGGTGAAGTTTCTCTTTGTGGTACTCTTCTTCCTGGGAGGAATGGCGACACTCGCCAATAGCGAAGCTGTCCTGCCCGCTTACCTGATCGGCCTGGTCATTGCCGGAGTCTTCAGCCACGATAAAGTGCTCATCAATCGTATGCGCACCATCGCTTTCGCGCTGTTGACACCTTTCTTCTTTATTAAAGCCGGAACCTTGATTTCGCTGCCAGCCCTGCTTACCGGGCTGCTGCTCGTGATCGCGTTGCTTGGGGTCAAGATGCTCGCCAAATGCGTCGGGATCTGGCCATTGACACGTGCTTTCCAGATGTCAAAACGCGAAGGAAACTATACGACATTGCTCATGTCGACTGGTCTTACCTTCGGCAGCATCTCAGCACTGTATGGACTCACACACGGCATTATCAACCAGGCGCAATACACGATCCTGGTCTCGGTCGTGATTGGTTCAGCCATCGTGCCTACCTTTATCGCTCAGACGTGGTTCCTCCCGAAGCAAGCAAAGCTGACTTCATCTCAGGATGCAACAGATATGCTTGAGGAGGCTGAGGAAGTAACCTCCGAGTTAGGATAA
- a CDS encoding HEAT repeat domain-containing protein, protein MALVQFCPKCWAANVIDATTCEQCNESFAQNEPVFFDQKLLWALQHPIPETRELAAILLGQRRERQAIPFLMSRFSEETDIGVLCAICKALGELGNCQAVDALTKRLAQPRGLVVALTIVEVLAALARKGCWEALEVLKSPPVVTKRVEQEIKNALEKLRSLYY, encoded by the coding sequence ATGGCGCTCGTGCAGTTCTGTCCCAAATGCTGGGCCGCGAATGTGATCGACGCGACCACCTGTGAACAATGTAATGAATCGTTTGCTCAAAATGAACCGGTCTTCTTTGATCAGAAACTGCTCTGGGCGCTCCAGCATCCTATCCCTGAAACGCGCGAACTGGCGGCCATCTTGCTAGGACAACGTCGAGAAAGGCAGGCCATTCCTTTCCTGATGTCACGTTTCTCCGAAGAAACCGACATAGGGGTACTCTGTGCTATCTGCAAAGCCCTGGGAGAACTTGGAAATTGCCAGGCCGTCGATGCACTCACAAAACGGCTGGCTCAGCCTCGTGGGCTTGTGGTAGCACTGACTATCGTCGAGGTGCTGGCAGCACTCGCCCGTAAGGGGTGCTGGGAAGCGCTTGAAGTACTCAAGAGTCCTCCAGTTGTCACTAAACGGGTGGAGCAAGAGATTAAAAACGCTCTTGAAAAACTCCGGTCACTGTATTATTGA
- a CDS encoding NACHT domain-containing protein: MKQRKFWQRYRRQMSIGQRKKSIKVGLLHIWRRDRLALAPIFIEPKLTLKSVPRFISETDEVTGSNYMGRQPLRTLLLSASSGIRHWLIVGAPGSGKTTLLHHAASLLASKHDIHQRGTPKLLPVFLSLPAYASLVESLNDFSLVDAICEQMQEWWHQTVPRPWVEEVVAAAQCVILLDGLDAVADQHTRKQMTTWVQQQMSLYRRNRFFVTLRSLEGYETLVDQAGVVEICPFSMEQIEQYTQQWFHVNVAGHSWGKEPLRASRQGRMQGLLEQLRATPSLRAFASNPLHLLLLLSVYQYRQVLPAQWEQLAMEILYVLQDQLQGLSGTWECSVTQLQKVLGLLAWSALEAGKREISAGEAQHLLAQYSAQDSLFPHAGTFLDLISACGAVLLWCEGQRYRFTHRAVQEYFAAWYAREHGLEQVLANEIGNSWWHETIRFFCTQADAHSLLQSCLDYPGTPASVLALIGHCLEHHRSVLEPTLHARCERLIEEHLDAPDPAKRQTAAEIWLRKRLHAMIALRDGSYRDSSLLTCTEYQLFLEAQRLYGRFFQPDHWESISVPEGQGRGVVLGVRASDARAFCRWLTEQDQEGWQYRLPNADEWNEPADREACLGTPVLPGGSGCWIDMESGATWKGSLPPMLARMDSTMQELVARDWSRHSADLAGFARPLGLAHQLTRLLACDLERDLVPHLLLARERLTGCDLEQSFALAHTLAAVLERLQVLALAHTSDLHRALVGDLSGTTTAGERTKIFTHVRDLAGLLVSASDLSHHLLALLERALERGGRSNTLAMRKAEDNLHSDDGRIRLMAALRSCTLHMACFLSKLGQFLFSVDVTRWFQHYLWGKDYADLDSAAFEQAIAGYLDLYLTLLILELRRQGQVPAWEGILLIKERTSGAGSYLD; encoded by the coding sequence GTCTCCTGCACATATGGAGACGAGATCGGCTCGCACTCGCGCCCATCTTTATCGAGCCTAAGCTCACTTTGAAGTCGGTACCGCGCTTCATCTCTGAAACTGATGAGGTAACTGGGTCGAACTATATGGGGAGGCAGCCTCTTCGGACATTGCTTCTTTCCGCATCATCTGGCATCCGGCATTGGCTGATCGTTGGCGCGCCAGGTAGCGGCAAGACAACTCTGTTACACCATGCTGCCTCGCTTCTAGCCAGCAAGCACGATATACATCAACGAGGCACTCCCAAACTGCTGCCTGTTTTTCTCTCCCTGCCTGCCTATGCCTCTCTGGTAGAAAGCCTCAACGATTTTTCACTCGTTGATGCCATCTGCGAACAGATGCAGGAATGGTGGCATCAAACAGTGCCACGACCATGGGTAGAAGAGGTGGTAGCCGCGGCTCAATGCGTCATTTTGCTCGACGGGTTGGATGCCGTTGCTGACCAACATACGCGCAAGCAGATGACCACCTGGGTACAGCAACAAATGTCTCTGTACCGGCGGAATCGATTCTTCGTGACTCTACGTTCTCTGGAGGGCTATGAGACGCTGGTGGATCAGGCGGGAGTTGTGGAAATCTGCCCGTTCAGCATGGAACAGATCGAACAGTATACGCAACAATGGTTTCATGTCAATGTGGCTGGCCATTCCTGGGGCAAAGAGCCTTTACGAGCTTCCAGGCAAGGCCGGATGCAGGGGTTACTGGAGCAACTTCGCGCTACGCCATCCTTACGCGCTTTTGCTTCCAATCCGCTTCATCTGCTACTCCTGCTGTCTGTGTATCAGTATCGACAGGTGCTTCCAGCACAATGGGAACAACTGGCTATGGAGATCCTATACGTTCTCCAGGATCAGCTACAAGGGCTGAGCGGCACGTGGGAATGTAGTGTCACTCAGCTACAAAAGGTCCTGGGACTTCTTGCCTGGTCAGCGCTTGAGGCGGGGAAAAGGGAGATCTCCGCCGGCGAAGCCCAACATCTTCTTGCTCAGTACAGCGCCCAGGACTCTCTTTTCCCGCATGCTGGCACATTCCTGGATCTGATCAGCGCCTGCGGCGCTGTCCTTCTGTGGTGCGAGGGGCAGCGGTATCGCTTTACACACCGGGCCGTCCAGGAGTATTTTGCGGCCTGGTATGCCAGAGAACACGGCCTGGAACAGGTTCTGGCGAATGAGATTGGCAATAGCTGGTGGCATGAGACCATCCGGTTCTTTTGTACCCAGGCTGATGCCCACTCCTTGCTTCAATCTTGCCTGGACTATCCCGGTACTCCGGCCTCTGTTCTTGCGCTGATCGGTCACTGCCTGGAACACCACCGTTCTGTCCTTGAGCCTACTCTGCATGCACGCTGTGAACGCCTGATAGAGGAGCATCTGGATGCTCCTGATCCGGCAAAACGACAGACAGCAGCGGAGATATGGCTGAGAAAGCGCTTGCATGCTATGATTGCTCTGAGGGACGGAAGCTATAGGGATAGCTCGCTGCTGACCTGCACGGAATATCAGCTATTTCTCGAAGCCCAACGCCTCTATGGACGTTTCTTCCAGCCAGATCATTGGGAATCGATATCTGTGCCGGAGGGGCAGGGCCGCGGAGTTGTTCTTGGGGTACGTGCTTCTGATGCACGGGCCTTCTGCCGCTGGTTGACCGAACAGGATCAGGAAGGATGGCAGTACCGTCTCCCTAACGCGGATGAGTGGAACGAGCCGGCAGATCGCGAAGCCTGCCTCGGTACACCAGTGCTTCCGGGAGGTAGCGGTTGTTGGATTGATATGGAATCGGGCGCCACGTGGAAAGGTAGCCTTCCACCCATGCTGGCCAGGATGGACAGTACAATGCAGGAGCTTGTTGCTCGCGACTGGTCGCGTCATTCCGCTGATCTTGCTGGCTTCGCTCGTCCACTAGGTCTGGCTCATCAACTGACGCGCCTTCTTGCGTGCGATCTTGAGCGAGACCTGGTTCCCCACCTGTTGCTGGCCCGCGAGCGCCTGACGGGATGCGATCTTGAGCAGTCATTCGCGCTTGCTCATACTCTGGCCGCCGTTCTTGAGCGCTTGCAAGTTCTTGCTCTGGCTCATACCAGCGATCTGCATAGGGCACTGGTAGGCGATCTGAGTGGGACAACGACTGCCGGTGAGCGAACAAAGATATTTACACACGTGCGTGATCTGGCCGGCCTGCTCGTGAGTGCCAGCGACCTGAGCCATCATCTGCTGGCTCTACTTGAGCGGGCGCTTGAACGCGGTGGAAGAAGTAATACTCTCGCTATGCGAAAGGCAGAGGATAACTTGCATTCCGATGACGGCAGGATACGATTGATGGCAGCACTTCGTTCATGTACACTGCACATGGCATGCTTCTTGAGCAAATTGGGGCAATTTCTCTTCTCAGTGGATGTAACCAGGTGGTTTCAGCACTATCTCTGGGGAAAGGACTATGCCGACCTGGATAGCGCGGCGTTTGAGCAAGCCATTGCCGGTTATCTGGATCTCTATCTGACCCTGCTGATCCTTGAACTACGGCGGCAAGGGCAGGTTCCCGCCTGGGAGGGAATTCTCCTGATAAAAGAACGGACCTCCGGGGCCGGCTCGTATTTGGACTGA